AATATGACGGGATTAACGGTGGTCGAGGTCAACGTTAAGGTTGAAGGTGTGGCTTTCCCGGAAGAACCGGCGCTTGAGGCACCGAAGAACCGGGTTAAGTAAGCAGTCATTCTCATAGCTTTATCTATAATAACTGCACCAAACTGTCTCTTTCGGGAGGCAGTTTTTTGTGTTCGTAGAGGGGTAAGATGATATCAGCGCACAATGAAAGGACATGGTCCGATGTTCGATATCGGATGCCATGTCCTAACGTGAAGCATCTCGCGGTTGATTGGAATATCGCGAGATATTGAGAAGGATTCCCATGCACATCAAGGTGACGAGCAGCGAAGAGCCGCCGTAGCTGATGAACGGCAGGGTCACCCCCGTGATCGGGATGAGGCCTGTGACGCCGCCGAGATTGATCACCGTCTGGATCCCGATCATGCCCACGATGCCCGTGCCGAGCAAGGTGCCGAAGATATCCGGACAGCGCAGAGAGATGATGAGCGCCCGCCACATCAGGATGAGGAGAGCGGTCAGGACGGCAAGGGCGCCGATCAGCCCCAATTCTTCCCCGATCACGGCGAAGATGAAGTCGTTGTATGCGTAGGGCAGGTAATGCAGCTTCTGGATGCTCTGACCAAACCCCGCTCCTGTAACGCCGCCGTGCCCGAGGGCGTAATAGGACTGGACCAACTGGTATCCGCTGTCGAGCGGATCCGCCCAGGGGTCCAGGTAAGAGGTTAAGCGGGAGAAGCGGTATCCTCTGAATCTGTCCTCCGGCGGGGTCATGAGCAGATACCCGCCGATGACCAGTCCCAGGATGCCGGTCAGGAATACGCCCGATAGGAACAGATGCTTCAGATTCGCTCCGCCGGCCACGATGACCAGCCCCGCTGTCAGCACCAGGATGAAACAGGAGCCGAGGTCGGGCTGGAGCATGATGAGCAGGCAGACGATGCCGACGATGATCATCACGGGCAGGAACCCCCGCTTGAAGTCACGGAACTTCTCCCCTTTGCGGCTGATCAGCGCAGCTAAGTACATCACCACGGCCAGCT
Above is a genomic segment from Insulibacter thermoxylanivorax containing:
- the ftsW gene encoding putative lipid II flippase FtsW produces the protein MNPLHKGSPDFLLMFLTLILTGFGIVMVFSSSSATAAIHFGDSLYFTKRQLVFAAAGIFLMFIMMNINFQKWKKLIFPIFLLAIFLLILVLFVGEVRNGARSWFQIGPFGGQPTEFAKLAVVMYLAALISRKGEKFRDFKRGFLPVMIIVGIVCLLIMLQPDLGSCFILVLTAGLVIVAGGANLKHLFLSGVFLTGILGLVIGGYLLMTPPEDRFRGYRFSRLTSYLDPWADPLDSGYQLVQSYYALGHGGVTGAGFGQSIQKLHYLPYAYNDFIFAVIGEELGLIGALAVLTALLILMWRALIISLRCPDIFGTLLGTGIVGMIGIQTVINLGGVTGLIPITGVTLPFISYGGSSLLVTLMCMGILLNISRYSNQPRDASR